The Prunus persica cultivar Lovell chromosome G8, Prunus_persica_NCBIv2, whole genome shotgun sequence genome includes a region encoding these proteins:
- the LOC18767179 gene encoding CDT1-like protein b, whose translation MSSSETQKTPKRNLSLTFKSEKPHINPKLRVVDDDSLSTKTPEKPQHFHHKSLRESTQKQPTVQIDFARRKIESWPDENPNKTHVGASEKIPEKYEILGEFFDCLDASIRLLRLRGLMTSFSNICPKIKCLTDRRFTYSHLAQLKFIFPEAIEIKKVLVKNEKTNCLKPDLHVTLNVDAVENDELKSEGGGHMHLRRAFRERLADISKFHPEGYEIPKETLPQPFNCAKQDIHPDTIKFPLSLSPEVLTDLHTVEKPDETHQMPSNQSKEGVNSNISGTPGPLLPIETSFEAPIEQQPAMTAHLSRSFRRHFSKPSFQARNVSVPESNLSIVYSVEEASTAASSYGKVLATPTEEIGPIENDNGLSTKGTSIQSTPASTAASSYGQVPTTPTKEIGLIENDNGLPTKSACIQSTPAKLASTPARLMTVTPALHPPKRCYMSPDDNSTSSPEKLVRRPPRSRSLKFDTPVKNKKVEDEALDMDGASFDNGFSDILPEDLLQSLEDEERKEIEEQNPDVSQANRLRQMISSLPNLFNTIHLLFQSMNSSAITKEELVHKIIWTNCDFVDRKEVEEQLTLLLKLVPEWISEKKLAPGGDLLLIYINKMSNPDSIRARLEEAI comes from the exons ATGAGTTCCTCAGAGACCCAAAAGACCCCTAAACGCAATCTCTCTCTTACCTTCAAATCGGAAAAACCCCATATAAACCCAAAGCTCCGAGTCGTAGACGACGACTCACTGAGTACCAAAACCCCAGAGAAGCCCCAACACTTCCATCATAAAAGCCTCCGCGAGTCGACCCAGAAGCAACCAACGGTCCAGATCGACTTTGCTAGACGAAAGATCGAATCTTGGCCCGACGAAAACCCAAATAAGACCCATGTTGGTGCCTCCGAGAAGATACCAGAAAA GTATGAGATATTGGGTGAAttttttgattgtttggaTGCTTCGATTCGGTTGTTGCGGTTGAGGGGTTTGATGACGAGTTTTTCCAATATTTGCCCAAAAATCAAGTGTTTGACAGATAg GAGGTTTACATATAGTCACTTGGCTCAGCTGAAGTTTATTTTTCCTGAGGCAATTGAGATAAAGAAGGTGCTTGTTAAGAATGAGAAAACCAATTGTTTGAAGCCAGATCTTCATGTTACCTTGAATGTTGATGCGGTAGAGAATGATGAGTTGAAATCTGAAGGTGGTGGGCATATGCATTTGAGGAGGGCCTTTCGCGAGCGGCTTGCAGATATTTCAAAGTTCCATCCTGAG GGttatgaaattccaaaagaAACTCTGCCCCAGCCATTCAATTGCGCAAAGCAAGATATCCATCCAGATACTATTAAGTTTCCCTTGTCACTATCTCCTGAGGTGTTGACTGATTTACACACAGTTGAAAAACCAGATGAAACACATCAAATGCCATCTAATCAGTCAAAGGAAGGAGTGAATTCCAACATAAGTGGAACTCCCGGCCCATTATTACCCATTGAGACATCATTTGAAGCACCAATAGAGCAGCAACCAGCAATGACAGCTCATTTGTCTCGATCTTTTCGACGGCACTTTTCTAAGCCATCCTTCCAAGCTCGAAATGTTTCAGTTCCAGAGTCCAATCTCAGTATAGTTTACTCAGTTGAGGAAGCTAGTACTGCTGCTTCATCGTATGGCAAAGTGCTTGCTACACCAACCGAAGAGATAGGGCCCATAGAAAATGATAATGGTTTATCCACAAAAGGTACTAGCATTCAGTCTACTCCAGCTAGTACTGCTGCTTCATCATATGGCCAAGTGCCCACTACTCCAACCAAAGAGATAGGCCTCATAGAAAATGACAATGGTTTGCCCACAAAAAGTGCTTGCATTCAGTCTACTCCAGCAAAGCTTGCTTCAACTCCAGCCAGGTTGATGACTGTTACACCTGCATTGCACCCGCCAAAGCGCTGTTATATGAGCCCGGATGATAATTCTACTAGCTCACCAGAAAAGTTGGTTAGGCGACCTCCGCGCTCCAGGTCATTGAAATTTGACACTCCTGTGAAGAATAAAAAGGTCGAGGATGAAGCACTTGATATGGACGGTGCATCATTTGATAATGGCTTTTCTGATATTCTTCCAGAGGATCTTTTGCAATCG CTTGAAGATGAGGAGAGGAAGGAAATAGAGGAGCAAAATCCTGACGTCTCACAAGCAAACAGGCTGCGACAGATGATTTCCAGCCTGCCTAATCTCTTCAACACGATTCATCTCCTATTTCAGTCAATGAACTCTTCTGCTATCACAAAAGAGGAGCTTGTACACAAAATAATTTGGACAAACTGTGATTTTGTTGACAGAA AGGAAGTTGAAGAGCAGCTTACCTTGTTGCTAAAGCTGGTTCCAGAATGGATTTCTGAAAAGAAGTTAGCACCTGGAGGAGATTTGCTTTTGATCTA CATTAATAAAATGTCAAATCCGGATTCAATACGTGCGCGGCTTGAGGAAGCAATATAA
- the LOC18767034 gene encoding serine carboxypeptidase-like 20, producing MDRTSSSLDSHRVLYLLLSLIYVFLSFLPAQSAPQSALITQIPGFSGTLPSKHYSGYVTIDQSHGRNLFYYFIESERKPSEDPVVLWLNGGPGCSSFDGFVYEHGPFNFEAAKTKGSLPQLHLNPYSWSKVSNIIYLDSPAGVGFSYSENKTDYYTGDLKTASDSHTFLLKWFELYPEYLSNPFFISGESYAGVYVPTLSSEVVKGIDAAVKPILNFKGYLVGNGVTDDKFDGNALVPFAHGMGLISDDLYEDVNKECGGNYIYPVNDACGSKLEKVDKNIEELNIYDILEPCYHGTDSMKIKTTTNSRVPSSFRRLGETERPLAVRKRMFGRAWPLRAPVRDGIVPTWPELMNSEDVPCTDDEVATSWLNNETVRKAIHAAGESLVPSWELCTGGIRFTHDAGSMIKYHKNLTAKGYRALIYSGDHDMCVPFTGSEAWTRSLGYKVVDEWRPWTSNGQVAGYTQGYENNLTFLTVKGSGHTVPEYKPREAFDLFSRFLAGQPL from the exons ATGGATAGGACTAGTTCTAGCCTTGACTCCCACAGagtattatatttgttgctttCATTAATTTATGTGTTCTTGAGCTTTTTGCCAGCGCAATCAGCTCCTCAGTCTGCTCTCATTACCCAGATTCCTGGCTTCAGCGGCACTCTTCCTTCAAAACACTATTCTGG GTATGTGACAATTGACCAAAGTCATGGGAGGAACCTGTTTTACTATTTCATTGAATCCGAAAGGAAGCCGTCGGAGGATCCAGTGGTTCTGTGGCTGAATGGTGGACCTGGATGCTCCAGCTTTGATGGCTTTGTCTATGAGCATG GGCCATTCAATTTTGAAGCAGCCAAGACCAAGGGAAGTCTGCCCCAACTGCACCTTAATCCATACAGCTGGTCAAAG GTTTCCAACATTATATATTTGGATTCTCCTGCTGGCGTTGGTTTTTCTTactcagaaaacaaaactgaCTATTATACTGGTGATCTAAAGACTGCCTCTGATAGCCATACGTTTCTCCTAAAg TGGTTCGAACTTTACCCGGAGTACCTCTCCAACCCATTCTTCATTTCCGGTGAGTCATATGCTGGAGTCTACGTGCCAACACTTTCTTCTGAAGTGGTGAAAG GAATCGATGCCGCTGTAAAGCCCATTCTCAACTTCAAG GGTTATCTGGTGGGAAATGGAGTTACGGATGATAAATTCGATGGTAATGCTCTTGTTCCATTTGCACATGGAATGGGACTGATATCAGATGAtctatatgag GACGTTAACAAGGAGTGTGGAGGAAACTACATTTACCCAGTCAATGATGCTTGTGGGAGCAAGCTTGAGAAAGTTGACAAG AACATAGAAGAATTGAACATATATGACATTCTAGAACCATGCTATCACGGCACAGATTCAATGAAGATTAAGACAACTACAAACAGTAGAGTGCCATCTAGCTTTCGACGGTTGGGTGAGACTGAAAGGCCTCTTGCTGTGAGAAAAAGGATGTTTGGTCGTGCCTGGCCTCTTAGAGCTCCTGTGAGAGATGGAATTGTTCCAACTTGGCCAGAACTTATGAATAGCGAAGACGTTCCATGTACT GATGATGAGGTTGCTACTTCATGGTTGAACAATGAAACAGTTAGAAAGGCAATCCATGCAGCAGGG GAAAGCTTGGTACCTAGTTGGGAATTGTGTACTGGCGGAATCAGATTTACTCATGATGCTGGGAGTATGATCAAGTACCACAAGAACCTCACTGCAAAGGGTTATCGGGCACTTATATATAG TGGTGATCATGATATGTGTGTACCTTTCACTGGGAGTGAAGCATGGACTAGATCACTTGGTTATAAGGTTGTGGATGAATGGAGGCCATGGACTTCCAATGGACAAGTTGCTGG GTATACACAAGGGTACGAAAACAACCTTACCTTCCTAACCGTAAAG GGATCAGGACATACCGTTCCAGAATACAAACCGCGGGAGGCGTTTGATTTATTTAGCCGGTTTTTGGCTGGACAACCACtataa
- the LOC18767040 gene encoding monocopper oxidase-like protein SKU5, with the protein MPSSGFFNLVILLCSLGVALGGDPYVFFDWTVSYITASPLGVKQQVIGINGEFPGPILNVTTNWNVVINVKNHLDEPLLLTWNGIQHRKNSWQDGVSGTNCPIQAGWNWTYEFQVKDQIGSFFYFPSLNFQRASGGYGGITINNRAVIPLPFAVPDADITLFITDWYTKSHKELRKDVESGTGLGIPDGVLINGIGPFRFDEGLIKGGNPFLTVNVEQGKTYRFRVHNVGISTSLNFRIQNHNLLLVETEGSYTVQQNYANMDIHVGQSFSFLVTMDQNASSDYYIVASPRFVNSSSWARATGVAILHYSNSQGPASGPLPDPPNDYDTYFSMNQARSIRWNVSAGAARPNPQGSFKYGEITVTDVYVILNRPPELINGKWRTTLNGISYLPPSTPLKLAQQFNISGVYKLDFPTKLMNRPAKVDTSLINGTFKGFMEIIFQNNDTTVQNYHLDGYAFFVVGMDIGVWTENSRSTYNKWDGVARCTTQVFPGAWTAILVPLDNSGIWNLRAQNLDSWYLGQEVYVSVVNTEIDQSEAPLPDNIIYCGLLSSLQKDQAQRVKFSSAPSISRSSSTILVMLIIACGAFIG; encoded by the exons ATGCCCTCTTCTGGTTTCTTCAACCTTGTCATCCTTCTCTGCTCATTGGGTGTTGCTTTGGGCGGTGACCCTTATGTGTTCTTTGACTGGACTGTCTCTTACATCACTGCCTCCCCACTTGGAGTTAAGCAGCAG GTTATTGGGATTAATGGGGAGTTTCCAGGACCGATTCTTAATGTCACTACAAACTGGAATGTTGTTATCAATGTGAAGAATCACCTGGACGAGCCATTGCTTCTCACATG GAATGGAATACAACATAGGAAAAACTCTTGGCAAGATGGTGTATCAGGGACTAACTGTCCAATTCAAGCTGGATGGAATTGGACATACGAATTTCAGGTTAAAGATCAGATAGGGAGTTTCTTTTACTTCCCTTCTCTAAACTTCCAGAGAGCGTCAGGTGGATATGGCGGAATCACCATAAACAACCGAGCTGTTATTCCACTACCTTTTGCTGTGCCAGATGCAGATATTACCCTCTTCATTACTGATTGGTACACAAAGAGTCATAAG GAACTAAGGAAAGATGTTGAAAGTGGTACTGGCCTGGGAATTCCGGATGGTGTGCTCATCAATGGAATAGGTCCCTTTCGCTTTGACGAGGGACTTATTAAAGGAGGCAATCCTTTCCTGACGGTAAATGTTGAACAAG GAAAAACATACCGCTTCCGTGTGCACAATGTTGGTATCTCAACTAGCTTGAATTTCAGAATACAAAATCATAACTTGCTTCTAGTGGAGACTGAAGGATCATACACAGTTCAGCAGAATTATGCAAATATGGATATTCATGTCGGTCAGTCATTTTCATTCTTGGTTACAATGGATCAAAATGCCAGCAGTGATTACTACATTGTTGCCAGCCCTCGTTTTGTCAATTCATCTTCATGGGCTAGAGCTACTGGAGTTGCCATCTTGCACTACTCCAATTCTCAAGGACCTGCATCAGGTCCTCTCCCTGATCCTCCTAATGATTACGACACATATTTCTCAATGAATCAAGCAAGATCCATAAG GTGGAATGTTTCTGCTGGTGCTGCCCGTCCAAACCCACAAGGATCTTTCAAATATGGTGAAATCACTGTCACAGATGTATATGTTATCCTCAATAGACCTCCAGAACTTATAAATGGGAAGTGGCGCACTACCCTCAATGGTATTTCATATTTACCACCTTCAACACCCCTTAAGCTCGCCCAGCAGTTCAACATATCAGGAGTTTACAAGCTTGATTTCCCAACTAAACTGATGAACAGACCTGCCAAAGTTGACACATCTCTAATTAATGGTACTTTCAAAGGTTTCATGGAAATCATCTTTCAGAACAATGACACCACTGTTCAGAACTACCATTTGGATGGCTATGCATTTTTTGTTGTGGG TATGGATATTGGAGTGTGGACAGAGAATAGCAGAAGCACTTACAACAAATGGGATGGCGTTGCTCGCTGCACTACACAG GTCTTCCCTGGAGCTTGGACAGCCATATTGGTTCCTCTTGACAACTCTGGCATTTGGAACCTTCGTGCACAGAATCTGGATTCATGGTATCTAGGCCAAGAAGTTTATGTCAGTGTTGTTAATACTGAGATTGACCAATCCGAAGCTCCTTTGCCTGATAATATCATATATTGTGGACTACTTTCATCTTTACAGAA AGACCAGGCTCAGAGAGTCAAGTTTTCTAGCGCACCATCAATCTCCCGTTCAAGCTCAACAATTTTGGTTATGTTGATCATAGCATGTGGGGCTTTCATTGGGTGA
- the LOC18767696 gene encoding uncharacterized protein LOC18767696, translating to MLIHLMCFLLLSLLSFTTCSNSSQRSVYDVLRAHGLPMGLLPKGVVDFEVDDEGRFQVHLDQACNAKFESQLHYDRNVSGTLSFGQIGSLSGISAQELFLWFPVKGIRVDVPSSGIIYFDVGVVYKQFSLSLFETPPVCTAATTSVEAIGTVFEGESGKLRYKLDHELVGRDFV from the exons ATGCTGATACACCTGATGtgcttcctcctcctctcgTTGCTCTCATTCACCACGTGCTCCAATTCGTCGCAGCGTTCCGTCTACGACGTCCTGCGGGCCCACGGACTTCCGATGGGCCTGCTGCCCAAGGGCGTAGTCGACTTCGAAGTCGACGACGAGGGCCGGTTCCAGGTGCACCTGGATCAGGCCTGCAATGCCAAATTCGAGAGCCAGTTGCATTACGATAGGAACGTCTCGGGGACGCTGAGTTTCGGGCAGATCGGATCCCTGTCGGGTATTTCGGCCCAGGAGCTGTTCCTCTGGTTCCCGGTTAAAGGAATCCGGGTCGACGTGCCCAGCTCCGGCATCATTTACTTCGATGTCGGCGTCGTTTATAAGCAATTCTCCTTGTCTCTATTCGAAACTCCGCCGGTTTGCACCGCTGCCACCACCTCCGTTGAAGCCATTGGAACCGTGTTCGAG GGCGAATCGGGGAAATTGCGGTACAAGCTTGATCATGAACTTGTTGGGAGAGATTTTGTGTAG
- the LOC18768046 gene encoding probable sodium/metabolite cotransporter BASS3, chloroplastic has translation MSTTSICYSMTSIPFLSLTPHTTTSKLFTKRNSYTPRSSFSSSSSSRSFPKRVLKNGVCLSIKACSTSPFIGRVGSQRREGNSSLLSFGTNPSAAISKEGAQSSGDSSQLLSAMLPFVVAATAVAALAQPSTFTWVSKDLYAPALGGIMLSIGIKLSIDDFALAFKRPLPLSIGFMAQYMLKPVLGVLIAKAFGVSRIFYAGFVLTTCVAGAQLSSYASFLSKGDVALSILLTSTTTIASVIVTPLLSGLLIGSVVPVDAVAMSKSILQVVLVPVTIGLVLNTYAKPVVNFLGPVMPVVAMICTSLCIGSPLAINRSQILSAEGFRLIFPVIAFHAVAFTVGYWVSKIPSLRQEEEVSRTLSLCTGMQSSTLAGLLASQFLGSSQAVPPACSVVAMAIVGLFLASFWGTGSQIRDLPSLLMPQTGSTMKA, from the exons ATGTCCACCACTTCCATCTGCTACTCAATGACCTCAATACCCTTCCTTTCTCTCACACCTCACACCACAACCTCAAAGCTCTTCACAAAACGAAATTCTTACACACCGAggtcttccttttcttcttcatcttcttcccgTTCGTTTCCCAAAAGGGTATTGAAAAATGGGGTTTGTCTGTCGATAAAAGCTTGCTCTACGTCGCCTTTTATAGGGAGAGTCGGGTCACAGCGGAGAGAAGGCAACTCTTCGTTGCTGTCTTTTGGAACAAACCCATCAGCTGCAATTTCCAAAGAGGGTGCGCAGAGTAGCGGTGACTCGTCTCAGCTCTTGTCAGCAATGCTTccttttgttgttgctgctaCTGCTGTTGCTGCTCTGGCTCAGCCTTCAACGTTCACTTG GGTATCTAAGGATTTATATGCCCCTGCTCTTGGTGGGATCATGCTCTCTATTGGAATCAAACTTTCCATTGatgattttgctcttgcattCAAAAG ACCTTTACCGCTCTCTATTGGGTTTATGGCACAGTATATGTTGAAACCGGTTCTCGGGGTACTGATTGCAAAGGCATTTGGCGTGTCTAGGATTTTCTACGCTGGCTTTGTCCTCACCACTTGTGTTGCAGGGGCTCAGCTATCTAGCTATGCTAGTTTTTTGAGCAAAGGAGATGTGGCCTTGAGCATTCTCCTCACCAGCACCACCACCATTGCCTCAGTGATTGTTACGCCTCTACTAAGTGGCCTTTTAATTGGTTCTGTTGTTCCAGTCGATGCTGTTGCCATGTCAAAGTCAATATTGCAG GTGGTTCTTGTTCCAGTAACCATTGGCCTTGTGCTCAATACTTATGCAAAACCAGTTGTCAATTTCCTTGGACCAGTGATGCCAGTCGTTGCTATGATTTGCACTTCATTGTGCATTGGCAGTCCTCTTGCAATTAATCGGAGCCAAATTCTGTCTGCAGAGGGGTTCCGATTGATTTTTCCAGTTATAGCATTTCACGCAGTGGCCTTCACGGTTGGATACTGGGTATCCAAAATTCCAAGTTTGAG gcaagaagaagaagttagCAGGACACTTTCCTTGTGCACAGGAATGCAAAGCTCCACCCTGGCAGGTCTCCTGGCAAGCCAGTTCCTTGGGAGCAGCCAGGCGGTTCCTCCAGCATGTTCGGTTGTTGCCATGGCGATCGTGGGCCTTTTTCTTGCCTCTTTCTGGGGCACCGGCTCTCAAATCAGAGACCTGCCTTCCCTATTGATGCCTCAAACTGGTTCTACAATGAAGGCTTAG